TCACACACGCGTGGCCGGCCTCGTCGGCCGCCCAGATGGCCAGCGTGCCCCGGCCGCTTCCCACCAGCTCCTCGACCAGGTCCGGGGGGTCGCCCTCGTAGCCCTCCTCCCAGCCGTCGATGGTCCAGAACTCCGTCCACAGCGTGGCCCGGCGCTGTCGTACCGGCCGGATCTTCGGCCGGTGCCGGGGATGCGCCGCGCAGGCCCGCTCCTTCTGCGCGACGTACGCGTCCTCTTCCGCCTGCTGACGGCCGGCCTCCGCCTGCTGCGCGCGGGTCACGGCCGGGCACAGGCCCGCGAGCATGTTCGCCAGGGACGCCTGGGGCGCCTCCTGGACCGCCCGAGCGTGGATGTCTCCTCCGTGCCGGGTCGCCAGCGCGCACAGGTGGCGCCCCTGGGCCAGGACGTCCTGGTCGGAGACCTCGTCCCACCCCTCCACACCGGATTCGTACGGGCGGTCGTAGCCGCGGACCGCGCAGAGGAAGCGTTTGTCCGTCTCGCTCAACCCTTTGACCGTGCCGTCGCCGAATCCGGCGCAGTCGAGCTCCCGCTTGGTGCTCACCCTGCCGGGCGAGGCCGACGCCGCGGGGACGAGGACGACCGCGGTCACCACCAGAACGGCGGCGGTCGTACGGGCGAGCGGGCCGCGCCGCACGTACGGGCGCCGGGGAGCGCGTACGGCGAGCAGGACGAGGATCGGCGGAAGGAAGTCGTAGAGCCTCCACGCGAACTGCCGGGACAGCAGCTCGGGCGGCCCCCAGATCTCCGTGCACGCGGGGCCGAGCGCCGCATCCAGCGCGGGGAGCAGGAAGTCGGGGAGGTTGAGGACGAGCAGGACGAGGGCCACCCAACGGCCGATGATTCCGCCCAGTCCGGCTCGCCCGCTTCGCAGGCTCAGACACCAGCCCGCGAAACCGAGGACGATCAGCGGTGCACCGCCGTACGAGAAGAGGGGAAGGGCCTTGATGAGATATGCCCAGGGGGAAATCTGGTCGTAGATGTCCCACCCGAGGCAGGAGCCCGAGGACATCGTCACGTAGCTCCGGCTGCCGTCGTCGCCGGACAGGAGCGACACGACCCGGGAATAGAGGGCGGGAGCCACCGCGGTCAGCGCCGCCGCCGCCCAGAGCACCCGTGATCGTTTCGGCACGAGAGCGAAGCCTACGCGGCACGTGCGACAGACGACCCGCAGTCCGGCGATGGGCGGGCACGCGAAAGCCCCGGCCCCCCGAGGACCGGGGCTTTCGCGCCCCCCGTCGCCGCCGCGTCAGCCGGCGAGGGCGTCCGCGTCGCGCGTACCGGTGACGAGGTACACGACGTCGCGCGCGACGCGTACGGCGTGGTCGGCGTACCGCTCGTAGTAGCGGCCCGCCAGCGTGATGTCGATGGCGGCCTCGATGCCGTGCTCCCAGTCCTTGGAGAGCAGGACGCGGAACAGCCGCCGGTGGCGGCGGTCCATCGCGTCGTCGTCCTCCTCCAGCTCCTTGGCGAGGTCGATGTCGCGGGAGGCGATGCAGCTGCCCGCCTTGGTGATCAGGTTCTCGGCGATGGCGCCCATCTCGACGAACGTGTCGCGCAGCTCGGCGGGGATGGCGGACTCGGGGTGACGCATCCGGGCGAGCTTGGCGATGTGCTCGGCGAGGTCGCCCATGCGCTCCAGGTCGGCGGCCATCCGCAGCGCGGTGATGACGGTACGCAGGTCGACCGCCACCGGCTGCTGCGTGGCCATCAGCTCGAAGATCGAGGCCTCGAGCTCCTGGTGCAGCCGGTCGACCTCGTTGTCCTGGGAGATGACGCTCTCCGCCAGCTGCAGGTCGGCGTCGAGCAGGGCGGTCGTCCCCCTCGACATGGCCGAGCGCACCAGGCGGGTCATCTCCACCAGGCGGTCGGTCAGGGCCGCAAGATCTTCGTGATAGGCGTCGCGCATGGCCGCCACGCTACGCGCGGGCCGATGAACGAATTCCGACCGCCGGATGAACTTTTCCGGAAACAGGGAGTCCGGCCAGGTCGGGCAGGTGGACCAACCGGAAATGCCGCCTAGGCTGCTGAATGTGAACGAGTTGCTGGCGAGCTTGGCGGCGATGGGCGGATTCGTCGCCGGCTCTTTCGTCATGCTCGCGATCCGGCGGCAGACGGACAAGCCGCGCGTCCAGGAGCCGGTGGACGACGGCCTGCCTCCGGGGGTGGCGTCGGTGCTCGCCGTGCTGCCCTCCTCGGCGGTCGTGCTCGACCGCGAGGACCGGGTCCTGCGCGCCAGTTCGGCCGCCCGCGCCTTCGGCCTCGTACGCGGGGAGTCCCTCATGGCCGCCGAACTGCTCGCGCTGGCCAGGAAGGTCCGCAGGGACGGCGAGATCCGCGAGAGCGAGATAGAGACGGCTGGCCGCAAGTTCGGGCAGGAGTCCACGTCGTTCGCGGTGCGGGTGGCCCCGCTGGGCTCGCACGGGCAGGTGCTCGTGCTCGCCGAGGACCAGACCGAGCGGCAGCGTGTCGAAGCGGTGCGCAGGGACTTCGTCGCGAACGTCAGCCACGAGCTCAAGACGCCGGTCGGCGCGCTGAGCCTGCTCGCCGAGACCGTGCAGGACGCGGCCGACGACCCCGAGGCCGTGAAGCGGTTCGCCGGCCGCATGCAGCACGAGGCGGCCCGCCTGACCTACCTGGTGCAGGACCTGATCACGCTGTCGCGGATCCAGGGCGGCGAGCCCATACCCGCGCCCGAACAGGTGCCCGTGGACGAGACCGTCCACGAGGCCATCGACCGGTGCAACACGAAGGCCTCGGCCAAGGACATCACGCTCGTCGCGGGCGGCACCGAGGGCCTCAAGGTCTGGGGCGACGAGGAACTGCTCGTCACCGCGCTGCGCAACCTCATCGACAACGCCGTCGCCTACAGCCCCGAGCACACCCGCGTCGTCATCAGCGCCAGGCCGGCCGGGAACGCCGTCGAGGTGAGCGTGAGCGACCAGGGCATCGGCATCCCGGAGAGCGCGCAGGAGCGCATCTTCGAGCGGTTCTTCCGTGTGGACGCCGCCCGGTCGCGGGCCACCGGCGGCACCGGCCTCGGCCTCGCGATAGTCAAGCACGTGGCGGTCGCGCACGGCGGCGAGGTCACGGTGTGGAGCAAGGAAGGCTCCGGCTCGACCTTCACTCTTCGCCTTCCCGCGTTCGGCGGTCAGGCGGTCCCCGTACCAAGCACGACCATCCCCCAGGAGGCCGCTAAGTGACTCGGGTACTCGTCGTCGAGGACGAGGAGTCGTTCTCGGACGCCTTGTCGTACATGCTCAGGAAAGAGGGGTACGAGGTCGCGGTCGCGACCAGCGGCCCCGAGGCCCTGGACGCGTTCGACCGCAACGGCGCCGACCTCGTCCTGCTCGACCTGATGCTCCCGGGCCTGCCCGGAACGGAGGTGTGCCGCTCGCTGCGGCAGCGTTCCAAGGTGCCCGTGATCATGCTGACCGCGAAGGACAGCGAGATCGACAAGGTCGTCGGCCTTGAGCTGGGCGCGGACGACTACGTGACCAAGCCGTTCTCGTCCCGCGAGCTGGTGGCGCGCATCCGCGCGGTGCTGCGCAGGCAGGGCGACGTGGAAGAGGTGGAGTCGGCCGTCCTGACCGGGGGACCGGTGCGCATGGACGTCGACCGGCACATCGTGGCCGTGCGCGGCCGGCAGGTGCAGCTCCCGCTGAAGGAGTTCGAGCTGCTCGAGGTGCTGCTGCGCAACGCCGGCCGGGTGCTGACCCGAGGGCAGCTCATCGACCGGGTCTGGGGCGCCGACTACGTGGGCGACACCAAGACGCTGGACGTGCACGTGAAGCGGCTGCGGGCCAAGGTCGAGGCCGACCCGTCCAACCCCCGCTGCATCCTCACCGTGCGCGGCCTGGGCTACAAGTTCGACCCCGCCGACGAGTGAGTCCCGTACGGGCCCTCTTCACGTCTCAGGAGCCCCTGTCCGTCCGGGACAGGGGCTCCTGTGCGTCTTGAGGGACCGCTACTCGGCGCCCGGGGCGGGCGACTCGGTGGACTCCGGGAGCGCGGTGTCCGACGGCGCCGGGCTGCCCGTGGCGAGGGGCGAGGCGGTGGGTGCCGCCGTGGGCGCGGCCGTCGGCGCGGGCGGCAGCGTCGCGAACTCGCGGCTGCGGGCGACGACCGGCACGTCGAGCGCGACGTCGCCTGCGTTCTTGAACTGGAGCGTGAGCTTGATGCTCTCCCCGCCGCGCAGCGCCGTCTTCAGACCCTCGACCGTGACCCCGGGGGTCTTGGCGAGCGTGCCCGGCTGGAGGTCGATCGGGCTCTGCACCTTGACCGAGGTCGCCTTCTGCTCCTCGGGGACGATGCTGGTGAGCTGGTCGGCGGTCCCCGTGCTGTTCAGGAGAGTCAGGTAGAGCGGCGCCGACCCCCCGGCGGCGAGCTGCTGGCCGGAGTCCGGCCCCAGGATGAACGCCTGCGGGATCATGACGCCGTTCTTGCCGTAGGCCTTGCCGGCGCCGTCGCCGTCATAGAGGACGCCTGCCTCGTTCGGGGCGTACGGCACGTTGGTGTTGGCGTCGAAACCGGCGCCACACGCGGCCAGTGCAGGGATGGCGGCGGCGAGGAGCGCGGCAATGGCGATCGCCCTGCGACGGCTGCTGCTGGTCACGGTTCGAGGTCTCCTTGGTACGCACGTGTATGGGCAGCAATCACCTTATCCGCGCCGGTCACCGGTCCGGCGTCGGCTCCCGGTCCATACGTCGCAGCAGTGCAGGTCATCCGGTATGTCCTATATGCCGATTCACAGAGTGGATGGCTTGTCAAGCCCCAAAACGAGGCTTTGACCTGCAGTTATGTTTCTTTCACTGTTCCGGGAGGCGGTAACCGCGTGGTACCCTGGAGTACAGCGGAAGGGGTACTCGTCACATGACTTTCCAGGTCGGCGACACTGTCGTCTACCCCCACCATGGGGCTGCTCGGATCGAGGCCATCACGACCCGAACCATCAAGGGTGAGGAAAAGACCTACCTGGTGCTGAAGGTCGACAAGGGCGACCTGACCGTACAGGTACCAGCGGAAAATGCCGAGCTCGTCGGTGTGCGCGACGTCGTCGGCCAGGAAGGACTCGAGCGGGTGTTCGACGTCCTGCGCATGCCGCACACGGAGGAGCCCACC
This genomic window from Microbispora sp. ZYX-F-249 contains:
- a CDS encoding response regulator transcription factor, whose amino-acid sequence is MTRVLVVEDEESFSDALSYMLRKEGYEVAVATSGPEALDAFDRNGADLVLLDLMLPGLPGTEVCRSLRQRSKVPVIMLTAKDSEIDKVVGLELGADDYVTKPFSSRELVARIRAVLRRQGDVEEVESAVLTGGPVRMDVDRHIVAVRGRQVQLPLKEFELLEVLLRNAGRVLTRGQLIDRVWGADYVGDTKTLDVHVKRLRAKVEADPSNPRCILTVRGLGYKFDPADE
- a CDS encoding copper chaperone PCu(A)C, translating into MTSSSRRRAIAIAALLAAAIPALAACGAGFDANTNVPYAPNEAGVLYDGDGAGKAYGKNGVMIPQAFILGPDSGQQLAAGGSAPLYLTLLNSTGTADQLTSIVPEEQKATSVKVQSPIDLQPGTLAKTPGVTVEGLKTALRGGESIKLTLQFKNAGDVALDVPVVARSREFATLPPAPTAAPTAAPTASPLATGSPAPSDTALPESTESPAPGAE
- the phoU gene encoding phosphate signaling complex protein PhoU — protein: MRDAYHEDLAALTDRLVEMTRLVRSAMSRGTTALLDADLQLAESVISQDNEVDRLHQELEASIFELMATQQPVAVDLRTVITALRMAADLERMGDLAEHIAKLARMRHPESAIPAELRDTFVEMGAIAENLITKAGSCIASRDIDLAKELEEDDDAMDRRHRRLFRVLLSKDWEHGIEAAIDITLAGRYYERYADHAVRVARDVVYLVTGTRDADALAG
- a CDS encoding CarD family transcriptional regulator; translation: MTFQVGDTVVYPHHGAARIEAITTRTIKGEEKTYLVLKVDKGDLTVQVPAENAELVGVRDVVGQEGLERVFDVLRMPHTEEPTNWSRRYKANLEKLASGDVNKVAEVVRDLWRRDKERGLSAGEKRMLAKARQILVSELALAEKTNEDKAEALLDEVLNS
- a CDS encoding sensor histidine kinase → MPPRLLNVNELLASLAAMGGFVAGSFVMLAIRRQTDKPRVQEPVDDGLPPGVASVLAVLPSSAVVLDREDRVLRASSAARAFGLVRGESLMAAELLALARKVRRDGEIRESEIETAGRKFGQESTSFAVRVAPLGSHGQVLVLAEDQTERQRVEAVRRDFVANVSHELKTPVGALSLLAETVQDAADDPEAVKRFAGRMQHEAARLTYLVQDLITLSRIQGGEPIPAPEQVPVDETVHEAIDRCNTKASAKDITLVAGGTEGLKVWGDEELLVTALRNLIDNAVAYSPEHTRVVISARPAGNAVEVSVSDQGIGIPESAQERIFERFFRVDAARSRATGGTGLGLAIVKHVAVAHGGEVTVWSKEGSGSTFTLRLPAFGGQAVPVPSTTIPQEAAK